In a single window of the Gossypium hirsutum isolate 1008001.06 chromosome A13, Gossypium_hirsutum_v2.1, whole genome shotgun sequence genome:
- the LOC107942042 gene encoding probable 2-oxoglutarate-dependent dioxygenase AOP1, translating to MAVDAEIVFPVIEFHSSDLERGTEGWNRLCKRVREACETFGCFEVVYEKISKNVREDVFGLLKELFDVPVERKQKNTSPIPFHGWVGPCKEISLLYEGFGLGDASNYDSIKSFAQVMWPDGHPHFWYGVMGD from the exons ATGGCTGTTGATGCTGAAATTGTGTTCCCAGTCATTGAGTTCCATTCATCAGATTTAGAGCGAGGAACCGAAGGGTGGAACCGTTTGTGCAAGAGGGTTCGAGAGGCTTGTGAGACTTTCGGTTGTTTCGAGGTGGTGTATGAAAAGATCTCAAAGAATGTTCGAGAGGACGTGTTCGGGTTGTTGAAAGAACTATTTGATGTCCCAGTGGAGAGGAAACAGAAGAACACCAGTCCTATTCCTTTCCATGGTTGGGTTGGACCATGTAAAGAGATTTCTTTGTTGTATGAAGGCTTCGGACTTGGAGATGCCTCCAACTATGATTCTATTAAAAGCTTTGCTCAAGTTATGTGGCCTGATGGTCACCCACACTTTTG gtATGGAGTAATGGGAGATTAA